The Panicum virgatum strain AP13 chromosome 5K, P.virgatum_v5, whole genome shotgun sequence genome has a window encoding:
- the LOC120707375 gene encoding protein YIPF1 homolog, which produces MMSGGGYSSLDDPKASGSVPAATGPDPPAIRFAESNLQTFPPPDARGKISGAYRLPTDADDTFSSKAGGGGAGGGGRGGGAGSDDAAQGGWFRIFSVAAYKPYFDVDTSDVVERIWESVFPFRGTFTEKTSENPDLYGPFWTCTTLIFVAASIATFVTYLSHKWHKKEWNYDINLVTWSAGLFYGYVTFVPLLLYVILKYFSAPAGLVQLWCLYGYSLFIFIPASLLSIVPIEIFRWVIAGVAGFMSATFVAVNLRAHIVNSGERWFLIVAGIFLLQLGLAVLLKLYFFTITV; this is translated from the exons aTGATGTCCGGCGGTGGGTACTCCTCCCTCGACGACCCCAAGGCCTCAGGATCCGTCCCG GCGGCGACGGGGCCAGATCCGCCGGCCATCAGGTTCGCGGAATCCAACCTCCAGACCTTCCCGCCGCCCGACGCCAGGGGCAAGATCTCCGGCGCCTACCGCCTGCCCACCGACGCCGACG ATACCTTCTCGTCCAAGGCTGGAggaggcggtgccggtggcggcggcagaggaggcggcgccggatcGGACGACGCCGCGCAGGGCGGATGGTTCCGGATATTCTCCGTGGCGGCGTACAAGCCCTACTTCGATGTCGACACCTCCGACGTCGTCGAGAGGATCTGGGAGTCCGTCTTCCCCTTCCGCGGCACATTCACCGAGAAGACCTCCGAGAACCCCGATCT GTATGGGCCGTTCTGGACATGCACCACCCTAATTTTCGTTGCTGCATCTATTGCCACCTTTGTCACCTACCTATCACACAAATGGCACAAGAAGGAGTGGAATTATGACATTAATTTGGTTACCTGGTCTGCTGGCTTATTCTATGGCTATGTGACGTTTGTTCCCCTTCTGTTATATGTTATTCTTAAGTACTTCTCAGCACCTGCTGGTCTTGTGCAATTGTGGTGCCTCTATGGATACTCCCTGTTCATCTTCATTCCAGCATCG CTTCTGTCAATTGTGCCAATAGAAATATTCAGATGGGTGATTGCTGGTGTCGCTGGATTCATGTCTGCTACCTTTGTTGCTGTAAATCTCCGTGCCCACATTGTAAATTCTGGCGAGCGATGGTTCTTGATCGTCGCAGGGATATTCTTGTTGCAGTTGGGGCTTGCTGTCTTACTGAAACTCTATTTCTTCACAATAACTGTATAG
- the LOC120709916 gene encoding transcription factor RLM1-like: MPRRGRRSGVSFIEDCRGRGLTFFKRRSGLFKAASDLSTLTGVRVAVVLESENERFSSFGTPDAIPIVDAFLSGGVPTEPDSSEERKANLTNLQNELFQLEKDKAVADKKQKEDMVRVKEASRTAKYAYGKEEDLDATELYEMYRKLTWVMQEIKDCSPTLLLRDNHVEAGGRLRDPSLLQPKWWRSLASQFAPPPNYSPLSLSQASFQQNPWSSTSHPVLARSGSSPPNPLMLQSQQHPLAPHALQAPPPNEAYPYNSHIHGLDINDNNSHPFSLFPVSSSPPQPSSLQTPPSNGSPPLLLSPQLSSPPHLESLQFSFNPQNYNFMQPPHNYENASSPLIPSHQPLYNSSLGLNVDMGNTGGNGEQTGGGHSKGIDLSTTQQGHGGAGVMLESSSAGESPGAGNAGSNLGDFNFPCY; encoded by the coding sequence ATGCCGAGGCGGGGTAGGAGGTCAGGAGTGAGTTTCATTGAGGATTGTAGGGGCCGTGGTCTCACATTCTTCAAGCGGCGTTCCGGGCTTTTCAAGGCTGCTTCTGACCTCTCCACCCTTACGGGTGTGAGGGTGGCTGTCGTGTTGGAGTCCGAAAATGAGAGGTTTTCCTCTTTCGGTACCCCAGACGCTATCCCTATTGTTGATGCTTTCCTTTCAGGGGGTGTGCCAACAGAGCCTGATTCCAGTGAAGAACGGAAAGCCAATCTCACCAACTTACAAAATGAATTGTTCCAGCTAGAGAAAGACAAGGCCGTGGCGGACAAGAAGCAGAAGGAGGACATGGTGCGGGTCAAGGAGGCTTCAAGGACGGCCAAGTATGCTTATGGTAAGGAAGAGGATCTTGATGCCACCGAGCTTTATGAGATGTACCGTAAGCTCACATGGGTCATGCAAGAGATTAAGGATTGCTCGCCTACCCTATTACTCCGTGATAACCATGTGGAAGCTGGGGGTCGCCTGAGAGATCCATCACTGTTGCAGCCCAAGTGGTGGCGTTCGCTAGCTTCACAGTTTGCACCGCCGCCGAATTATTCTCCATTGTCTCTGTCACAAGCATCCTTCCAGCAGAATCCATGGTCATCCACATCTCATCCAGTGCTAGCAAGGTCAGGCTCCTCGCCTCCAAACCCTCTGATGCTTCAATCACAGCAGCACCCTCTAGCTCCACATGCTCTCCAAGCACCTCCGCCTAATGAAGCCTACCCTTACAACTCTCATATCCATGGGCTGGACATCAATGATAACAACTCACACCCGTTCTCATTGTTTCCTGTATCGTCTTCACCACCTCAACCATCATCCCTGCAAACTCCACCATCAAATGGTTCACCACCTCTATTGCTGTCACCACAGCTTTCATCCCCACCACACCTAGAATCACTACAGTTTTCTTTCAACCCGCAGAATTACAACTTTATGCAGCCACCTCACAACTATGAAAATGCTAGTTCGCCCTTGATTCCCTCTCATCAGCCACTCTACAACAGCTCACTTGGACTGAATGTTGACATGGGAAACACTGGTGGTAATGGAGAGCAAACCGGTGGTGGTCATAGCAAGGGGATTGATTTATCCACTACCCAACAAGGTCATGGTGGGGCTGGAGTTATGCTTGAGTCTTCTTCTGCTGGAGAAAGCCCTGGTGCTGGTAATGCAGGAAGCAATCTTGGTGACTTCAACTTCCCTTGCTACTAG